A window of Pseudarthrobacter sp. ATCC 49987 genomic DNA:
GCGACAGTTCGGAGCTGTACCGCCAGCTCTCGGGAACGGCGGTGGAAAGAAGCCGCGACGTGAAGGCGGAGCACCGGGAGTTGATGGAGCTGGCGACGGGCCGTCAGGCCGACGAGGCGGTTGAGGCGCTTCGGCGCCACCTGCAGTGGACCACTGATGCCTTGCTTGAGTCGGTCCTTGCCGAGCCCGTGGCGACCGCCGCAAACGCCTGAAAATAACTCTAGATTCGCTTGATTTTCGAAAATCCCTTGTTTAACGAGTAAAACTCAGGCACTCTGGGCTGACCACAGGCGCGGGACCCACTGCGCGCCGCGACCCAGCAAAGGGATCTCAATGGCGATTCTCCCGACCCCCACAGGCTCCATCGCGAATGGAGCCGCCCCCGCATCCCCTGAGCGTTCCGGCACGACTTTCCAGGGCATCCTGCTCCTGATCGGAAGCTGCCTTCCCGTTCTAGGTGCCGTCCTGCTCGCTCCCTCCCTGCCGAACCTCATGCAGGTTTTCGCGGCCACCCCCGGGGTGGCCGTCCTCGTGCCGATGATCCTGACGGTGCCCGCGCTCATGGTGGCCATCGTGGCTCCCATGGCGGGTGCCGTGGCTGACAAGGTGGGCCGCAAGCAGGTGCTGGTGGTGGCGATGATTGCTTACGCCGTGCTTGGTGTGGCGCCGTTCTTCATGGACAGCCTTGAGGCCATCGTCGTGACCAGGGTGGGCGTCGGCATCTGCGAGGGCTTCATCATGACGTGCTGCACCACGCTCCTGGGCGACTACTACTCGGCGCAGCGCCGCAACAAGTACCTTTCATTACAGACGGTTGTCACCACCATCAGCGCCACGGTCTTCCTGGCGGCCGGGGGTGCGCTGGGCTCACTGAGCTGGCGTGCGCCGTTCTGGTTGTACGCCATCAGCATTGTGATCGCCGTGCCGATGATGTTTGTTCTCTGGGAGCCAGTGAAGCAGCCCACCAAACACCTTCGCCAGGCGGTGCCCTGGAGCCTGATCATCAGGCCCGCCCTCGTGACTTTGTTCGGCGGCATCGTGTTCTACACCCTCGTCGTCCACCTGTCATTCCTGCTCGCCGGCCAAGGGCTGACGGACATCGGGGGTATCGGCATGATGGCAGCGCTGGCTTCGCTGGCTACAGCTGTAGGCGCCTTCTCCTTCCGCGCCGTCGGAAAATTCGGACCGCACCGGCTTATGCCGGTCGCCTTTGGTCTGACGGCCGTGGGATTCATTGTGATCTGGTTCGCGGGCAGTGTTCCCGCTGTCATGACGGGAGCCGTGCTCGCCAGCGCCGGCGCGGGCCTGTTGCTGCCGACACTGCTCACCTGGGCAGTGAATCTGCTGGCTCTCGAGGTCCGCGGTACGGGTACCGGCATCTGGACGAGCGCCCTCTGGATCGGCCAGTTCGTCTCACCGTTCATCATTGCGGCGCTCGGCGCGGCCGCCGGAGGGATGCAGGCCGCCGTCGGGATCCTGGGCATTGCTGCCGCAGTAGCCGCGGTCCTCAGCATCTTTGCGCCCGGAAAGTCCCAGCGGACGGCCACGGCCGCGCCCTCGGCCCTGGTGCACTGATGGCTGCAGGATTGAGTGCAGGGGCAGCACAAGAAGCCGTTCAGGCCGGGGTGTCCGCGGAACAAGAAGTACGACTTGCAGAGCAACTACGCTTCACGGCCCTGGTCAACGGAGACTTCGACGCCTTCGATGAGCTATGCGACGACCGCTTCATCTACACGCATTCGACCGGCCACCGGGACGGTAAGTCATCCTTTTCGGCGGCATGCCGGAACGGTCTGATCCGCTACCACCGGATCGACGCTACCGCTGAACAGATAGCGCTGACGGGCGACTGTGCCGTGGTTACCGGGACCATGGAGGCGGATTTATCCGTGTCTGGCATCCCACGTACGGTCCTGAATCTCTCGACCTCCGTGTGGGTTCGTGAGACCGGGGCCTGGAAGCTGTTGGCGTCGCAGTTGACGGCCATCCAGGCATAGCCCCGGGGCCGGTCTGCAGCTGGCGAGAAGTGTCTTCGGGCCGGAATCTCCGGCCGGAAGGCGCTTCTTCCTGTTTCCTGCGACCCATCAAATTTTGAATGCAGAAATAAATCATTGACATTGTCAAGGAATACGTTTCTAATTGAAGCAGTCAAGGGAGATGTGCATCACACGCAGGCTCCCTCGGATATCCGCCGCAAGGCGCAGTGCAAAGGAGCAGCATGAGCCTGTCAGGGAAAGTAGCAATCGTCACCGGAAGCGGCCGCGGCCTGGGCCTGGCCTACGCCCGGGAACTCGCCCGCCAGGGCGCCGCCGTCGTGATCAACGATGTGGATGCCGACGTGGCCGCTGACGCGGTCCGGACCATTGAGGCCGATGGCGGCCGCGCCGTCGCCGTCGTCGCCCCGGTCGGCAGCACCGAAGCCGCCCGGCAGCTCGTGCAAAAAGCGGTGGAGGCTTTCGGCCGGCTGGACATCCTGGTCACCAACGCCGGCATCCTGCGCGACAAGTCCCTGCTGAAGATGGCGGACGAGGACTTCGACCTCGTGATCAACGTCCACCTCAAGGGCACCTTCACCTGCGCCCGCGAAGCGTTCGCCTACTTCAAGGAAAACGGCATCGCCGGCCGCATCATCACCATCGGCTCGCCCACCGGCCAGCGCGGCAACTTCGGCCAGACCAACTACGCCGCCGCCAAGGCCGGGATCGTCGGCATGGTCCGCACCTGGGCGCTGGAAATGAAGAAGGCCGGCGTCACCGCCAACGCCGTCATCCCGGTGGCCGCCACCGCCATGACCAAGACCGTCCCGTACTTCCAGAAGGCCGTCGAAGCGGACGAACGCGGCGAGGCCATGCCGGCCTTCTTCCGCCACGACCTTGGCTTCGGAACCGCCGACGACGTCGCCGGACTCATTGCCTTCCTCGCCTCCGACGAAGCTGCCGGCATCACCGGCCAGGCGATCGGCGCCGGCGGGGACCGCCTGCAGCTCTGGACCCACCCCGAGGCTGCCGTCACCGAGTACCGCGAGGGCGGCTGGGGCTACAAGGACCTCGTGGAGGACTTCGGCGCGCTCTTCGGCGACAAGCTGCAAAGCGTCGGCGAGGAATTCCTGCCGCTTCCGGAAGAGCTCAAGCCCGAACCGGCGGAGGTCCGCTGACATGGCCTCCCAGCGCTACGAACTCGGCATCGATGCCGCAAAGCTCGACGCGATCGACATGCACGTCCACCTTGAGGTAGACGGTCACGGCCATGAATCCCTGCCGCCGGTATTGACTGAAGCGTCCGCCAAGTACTTCAAGTCCGAAGACCGGACCCCGTCGCTGGACCGGATCGCCGAAGTCTACCGGGGGCTGAACATGGCCGCCGTCGTCTTCACCGTGGATGCCCGCACCCAGCTCAAACACGAGCCCAACAGCATCGAGGAGCTCATCGCCGGTGCCGCCCGGAACAACGACGTGCTGATTCCCTTCGGCAGCGTGGACCCACGCACCGGCGCCGAGGCCATCCAGGGCGCCAAACACCAGGCCATCGACCTGGGTGCCCGCGGATTCAAGTTCCACCCGTCCCTGCAGGGCTTCGACCCCTCCAACGAACAGTTCTACCCGCTCTGGGAAACGCTGCAGGAACTGGGCCTGCCGGCCATCTTCCACACGGGCCAGAACGGCATGGGCGCCGGACTGCCCGGCGGCTACGGCATCAAGCTCGGCTACTCGAACCC
This region includes:
- a CDS encoding MFS transporter produces the protein MAILPTPTGSIANGAAPASPERSGTTFQGILLLIGSCLPVLGAVLLAPSLPNLMQVFAATPGVAVLVPMILTVPALMVAIVAPMAGAVADKVGRKQVLVVAMIAYAVLGVAPFFMDSLEAIVVTRVGVGICEGFIMTCCTTLLGDYYSAQRRNKYLSLQTVVTTISATVFLAAGGALGSLSWRAPFWLYAISIVIAVPMMFVLWEPVKQPTKHLRQAVPWSLIIRPALVTLFGGIVFYTLVVHLSFLLAGQGLTDIGGIGMMAALASLATAVGAFSFRAVGKFGPHRLMPVAFGLTAVGFIVIWFAGSVPAVMTGAVLASAGAGLLLPTLLTWAVNLLALEVRGTGTGIWTSALWIGQFVSPFIIAALGAAAGGMQAAVGILGIAAAVAAVLSIFAPGKSQRTATAAPSALVH
- a CDS encoding nuclear transport factor 2 family protein is translated as MAAGLSAGAAQEAVQAGVSAEQEVRLAEQLRFTALVNGDFDAFDELCDDRFIYTHSTGHRDGKSSFSAACRNGLIRYHRIDATAEQIALTGDCAVVTGTMEADLSVSGIPRTVLNLSTSVWVRETGAWKLLASQLTAIQA
- a CDS encoding SDR family NAD(P)-dependent oxidoreductase; translation: MSLSGKVAIVTGSGRGLGLAYARELARQGAAVVINDVDADVAADAVRTIEADGGRAVAVVAPVGSTEAARQLVQKAVEAFGRLDILVTNAGILRDKSLLKMADEDFDLVINVHLKGTFTCAREAFAYFKENGIAGRIITIGSPTGQRGNFGQTNYAAAKAGIVGMVRTWALEMKKAGVTANAVIPVAATAMTKTVPYFQKAVEADERGEAMPAFFRHDLGFGTADDVAGLIAFLASDEAAGITGQAIGAGGDRLQLWTHPEAAVTEYREGGWGYKDLVEDFGALFGDKLQSVGEEFLPLPEELKPEPAEVR
- a CDS encoding amidohydrolase family protein, with the protein product MASQRYELGIDAAKLDAIDMHVHLEVDGHGHESLPPVLTEASAKYFKSEDRTPSLDRIAEVYRGLNMAAVVFTVDARTQLKHEPNSIEELIAGAARNNDVLIPFGSVDPRTGAEAIQGAKHQAIDLGARGFKFHPSLQGFDPSNEQFYPLWETLQELGLPAIFHTGQNGMGAGLPGGYGIKLGYSNPLLLDAVAADFPELQIIMAHPSVPWQDEANSIATHKSNVFIDLSGWSPKYFPDSLVKMANSVLQDKVLFGTDFPLITPQKWLAAFADLPLKDQVRPKILKDNAVRLLGLGG